A genome region from Hymenobacter tibetensis includes the following:
- a CDS encoding pectate lyase family protein yields the protein MNKRLLFLSVLASTAARPALAQYPKIPPEVQAKADAALVEAEKRSDEAWKKALPIIEAEAKAGKPYVPWAAKPSDLPQSSRLAFPGAEGGGAHVFGGQGGKVYVVKSLADSGPGTLREALEQGGARIIVFNVAGIIKLQSPIIIRAPYVTIAGQTAPGDGICVAGESIWINTHDVVVRYLRFRRGATDVARRDDGLGGNPVGNIIIDHVSASWGLDENMSIYRHVYHNPETGKADKLPTVNVTIQNSIFSEGLDTYNHAFGSTIGGLNSLFTRNLWANNIARNPSVGMYGDFNFANNVVFNWWNRSADGGDNHSEYNFVNNYYKPGPITPAGEPISYRILKPESGRDKDAKNLFGKAYVAGNVVAGNATVTQDNWAGGVQVEGVPEADKIVAAIKADKPFTLPNMGTVLSAQEAYQYVLANVGCTLPKRDAVDARIVEDVRTGKITYAKNAQPTPPSPYIKRRLPADSYKQGIITDPAQVGGYPVYAGKPYADADNDGMPDAWEKTHGLDPKNAADATQDRDKDGYANIEEYLNSVVPLQNVRPAAGKAKS from the coding sequence ATGAACAAGCGCCTTCTTTTCCTTTCCGTTCTTGCTTCTACCGCCGCCCGACCCGCGCTGGCGCAGTACCCCAAGATTCCGCCGGAAGTGCAGGCCAAGGCTGATGCCGCCCTGGTCGAAGCCGAGAAACGCTCGGACGAAGCCTGGAAAAAGGCCCTGCCCATCATCGAAGCCGAGGCCAAAGCCGGCAAGCCCTACGTGCCGTGGGCCGCGAAACCGTCGGATTTGCCGCAGTCGAGCCGGCTGGCGTTTCCGGGCGCCGAAGGCGGTGGTGCGCACGTGTTTGGCGGGCAGGGCGGTAAGGTGTACGTGGTGAAGAGCCTGGCCGACAGCGGCCCCGGTACCTTGCGTGAGGCGTTGGAACAGGGCGGAGCCCGCATCATCGTGTTCAATGTGGCGGGCATCATCAAGCTGCAAAGCCCCATCATCATCCGGGCGCCTTACGTAACCATAGCGGGCCAAACCGCGCCCGGCGACGGTATCTGCGTGGCTGGCGAATCCATCTGGATCAACACCCACGACGTGGTGGTGCGCTACCTGCGCTTCCGCCGCGGCGCCACCGACGTAGCGCGCCGCGACGACGGCTTGGGCGGCAACCCGGTGGGCAACATCATCATCGACCACGTGTCGGCGAGTTGGGGGCTGGATGAGAACATGTCCATCTATCGGCACGTCTACCACAACCCCGAAACCGGTAAGGCCGACAAGCTGCCGACGGTGAACGTGACCATTCAGAACTCGATTTTCTCGGAAGGGCTGGATACCTACAACCACGCGTTTGGCAGCACCATTGGTGGGCTTAACAGCTTGTTCACCCGCAACCTGTGGGCCAACAACATCGCCCGCAACCCCTCGGTGGGCATGTACGGCGACTTCAACTTCGCCAACAACGTGGTGTTCAACTGGTGGAACCGCTCGGCCGATGGCGGCGACAACCACTCGGAGTACAACTTCGTGAACAACTACTACAAGCCCGGCCCCATCACGCCCGCCGGGGAACCCATCAGCTACCGGATTCTAAAACCTGAATCCGGCCGCGACAAAGACGCCAAGAACCTGTTCGGCAAAGCCTACGTGGCCGGCAACGTGGTAGCCGGCAACGCGACAGTTACCCAAGACAATTGGGCTGGTGGCGTGCAGGTGGAAGGCGTGCCCGAAGCCGATAAAATTGTGGCTGCAATTAAAGCCGACAAGCCGTTCACGCTGCCCAACATGGGCACGGTGCTGTCCGCTCAGGAAGCCTACCAATACGTGCTGGCCAACGTTGGCTGCACCCTGCCCAAGCGCGACGCCGTGGATGCGCGCATCGTGGAGGACGTGCGCACCGGCAAAATCACATACGCCAAAAACGCGCAGCCCACCCCGCCAAGCCCCTACATCAAGCGCCGCCTGCCCGCCGATTCCTACAAGCAAGGCATCATCACGGACCCCGCGCAGGTAGGAGGGTACCCCGTGTACGCCGGCAAGCCCTACGCCGACGCCGACAACGACGGCATGCCCGATGCGTGGGAAAAAACGCACGGCCTGGACCCTAAAAACGCCGCCGATGCCACTCAGGACCGCGACAAAGACGGCTACGCCAACATCGAAGAATACCTCAACAGCGTGGTGCCGTTGCAAAACGTGCGGCCCGCTGCCGGCAAAGCAAAGTCATAG